The Shewanella sp. MTB7 genome includes a window with the following:
- a CDS encoding substrate-binding periplasmic protein: MALGFLVGILGGIVATQIKADTLHLVSLHWPPYSGSQLAEQGAIIAITRAAVNVMGHELVVDFYPWSRAVRLVNRNNSKYEGYLPAYIYPTEKFVFSDVLGTSPLGLVERQLHPIGWSKMADLNQYTLGVVSDYVNTVELDAMIKLGTQKVEVVNSDEHNLTKVATARIDAAVMDVNVLQFLLLQKELKPLSNKVQVNRNILENKQLTIALTNSPQGHFWRDIVNAGLAKIDEDSMLSTYIENRTNK, encoded by the coding sequence ATGGCTCTTGGTTTTCTCGTTGGGATACTTGGAGGGATTGTTGCTACTCAGATAAAAGCTGACACCTTACATCTAGTCTCTCTTCATTGGCCCCCTTACTCCGGAAGTCAGTTAGCAGAGCAGGGCGCTATCATTGCGATAACTCGTGCAGCGGTTAATGTGATGGGTCATGAGCTTGTTGTGGATTTTTATCCCTGGAGTCGAGCTGTGAGGTTGGTTAATAGAAACAATTCTAAATATGAAGGTTACCTACCCGCATATATCTATCCAACTGAAAAATTTGTTTTTTCCGATGTATTAGGTACCAGTCCTTTAGGGTTAGTAGAGCGACAATTACATCCTATAGGCTGGTCAAAAATGGCAGATCTTAATCAATACACCCTAGGTGTTGTCAGTGACTATGTGAATACAGTAGAGCTCGATGCTATGATAAAACTAGGAACTCAAAAGGTTGAAGTGGTTAATTCTGATGAACATAATTTGACTAAAGTGGCTACTGCCAGAATTGATGCTGCAGTGATGGATGTTAATGTGCTGCAGTTCCTACTTTTACAAAAAGAGTTAAAACCTCTGAGCAATAAAGTACAAGTAAATAGAAATATATTAGAAAATAAACAACTAACTATCGCGTTAACTAATAGCCCGCAAGGGCATTTCTGGCGTGATATTGTCAACGCTGGACTTGCCAAAATTGATGAAGACTCAATGCTTTCAACTTATATAGAAAATAGAACAAATAAATAG
- a CDS encoding YccF domain-containing protein produces the protein MAVLRLIFNIAWFVLGGFVMGLAWWFAGLLCYISIIGIPFGRACFVIGEMTFWPFGQDHMNRKNLTGNEDIGTGAFGTIGNIVWFLLFGIWLAIGHLTHALACFVTIIGIPFGIQHLKLAILSLTPIGQTVVTRA, from the coding sequence GTTTTACGTTTGATATTTAACATCGCTTGGTTTGTTCTTGGTGGTTTCGTGATGGGACTTGCCTGGTGGTTCGCAGGTTTACTTTGTTATATTAGTATTATAGGCATTCCATTCGGGAGAGCATGCTTTGTTATTGGTGAGATGACATTCTGGCCATTTGGCCAAGACCATATGAATCGAAAAAATCTCACTGGTAACGAAGATATTGGAACAGGCGCTTTCGGAACTATTGGGAATATAGTCTGGTTTCTACTTTTTGGGATCTGGCTTGCCATTGGTCACCTGACTCATGCGCTAGCCTGTTTCGTTACAATTATAGGTATTCCATTTGGTATACAGCACCTTAAATTGGCCATATTGAGCTTAACACCAATAGGACAAACTGTTGTCACAAGGGCGTAA